The Candidatus Omnitrophota bacterium genomic sequence GCGGGCCGAGAGATTCTGACTTTGGCTTACTTGGGCTTCTGAAGACAGGGCCTATGCCTATATAATCGGCGCCGTCCCGCTCCGCTTTTAATGCCTGCTTTAAGTTGTGAGTCGATATGCCTATTATCTTGCCCGGCAGTATTTTTCGCGCGCACTTGATGGGCATGTCCTCTTGCCCTAGATGCGTGCCGTCGGCATCCGTCGCCAACGCTATATCTACCCGGTCGTTTATTATAAAGATCTTCTTATGCCTTTTTGTCAGGCGCCGCAATGCGGTTGCTTCTTTAATAAGAACGGCATCGGAGGATATTTTATC encodes the following:
- the thiE gene encoding thiamine phosphate synthase, which codes for MKNFKLYVIIDKNAVGKRSVLKVAENVLRGGADIIQLRDKISSDAVLIKEATALRRLTKRHKKIFIINDRVDIALATDADGTHLGQEDMPIKCARKILPGKIIGISTHNLKQALKAERDGADYIGIGPVFRSPSKPKSESLGPHILKKIKQKVNIPFFAIGGIDIKKIKDLKKFDAHRIAVISAVIKSKDVYRRTCLLKRELET